Below is a window of Terriglobales bacterium DNA.
CCACTAGTCATCGACATGGTCGTTGCCTACATCGCCGCCGATCGCGAGGCGCTGAAGTCCATCTTTTCCGAGCCGGACAAGTTTTATGCGGCCGCGCCCTACACATTGCTGTTCGCTTCCTTGATAGTGCTGCTCTTCGGTCCGGGAGCGATCTCACTCGATTATTTAATTGCGCGTTACGTCAGTAAGCGCCAAGCAGTTGAGCCTGAGCCAACGATAATCTCGCAGAAAGTCTGATAACCTTTTTCTGCGGGGCTCATCGAACTCCGTATGGTGTTGATGTGAGTTCCGCGATGCTCGTTCGTTCACTCTGTACGCTTCTCATCGTGCTTAGCGCTGCCTTCACTCCTCATCGTGATCCTTCCTTCGAGGTTGGAGGTGGCACGATCGACGTGAACCTTGATTCCGACCTCTCGCAAACTGCACAAGACAACCTGATGAACTGGGTTCACACAGCGGCCAATTCCGTCGTCTCCTACTATGGGCGCTTTCCGCTGCAACACACTTATCTCAATGTGCGGAGCTTCGATGGTCGCGGCGTGCACAACGGCCACACATTTGGCCTGCACAATGGCGGGTTGATTCGCATCTCAGTCGGCACCCAGACCACTCCTGAAGAATTCAAGAAAGACTGGATGATGACCCACGAGATGGTGCATCTCACCTTTCCCTCGGTACCAGAAGAGCACCACTGGATCGAAGAAGGAATTGCTGTTTACGTGGAACCGCTCGCGCGATTTCGTGCGGGAAACATGAGCAAGGCGGAAGTGTGGGGTGAGATGGCGCGCGACATGCATCAAGGTCTTCCAGAAGAAGGCGATGAGGGCCTCGACAACACTCACACATGGGGGCGTACCTACTGGGGCGGCGCTTTGTTTTGCCTGATCGCCGACATAGAAATCCGGCAGCGCACGCACAATCAAAAGGGACTGGAAGATGCGCTGCGCGGCGTGATGAATAACGGTGGCGTGATCACCGAAGACTGGGAGTTGTCGCACGTCCTCGAAGTCGCCGACAAAGCCGTAGATGTTCCCGTTTTGGAAGAGCTTTACGCCAAGATGAAGGACAAGCCGGTTTCAGTGGACCTCGACAAATTATTTGCACAGCTTGGGGTCGTCCGAAATGGCGATGTCGCAAAGTTCGACGATCATGCTGCCCTGGCCTCGATTCGCGAAGCAATTTCAACCGGCAAACCCGGTAAGCCAATCACGACAAAAGTGGCACTCGACAGTCTGATGTCAAGTGGGGCAGCTCGCTAGTCAGAGCTTCCTCCATCCCATAAAATTCTGCGCCGGCCCGTTTTCGCGTGCACAGCTCCATTTATGGCCAGCCCGAAATCAAAGACATTCCGTGCCACTCTCGAAAGGTTAAGGTCCGATCTGGGTTGGGTGATCGTTCGCCTGCCGTTTGATGTTAAGAAAACCTGGGGCGGCAGCCGCGTGAAGGTGTTGGGGGAGGTGAACGGAATCCGTTTCCGCACGTCAGTATTCCCACAGAAAGACGGCCGGCACTTCATCTTGATAAACAACAAAATTCAGAAAGCAGCGCGGGTATTCCTGGGCAACACGGCCGAGTTTCATCTTGAACTCGATACTCAACCGCGCGTAGTTGTGGTGCTATCTGAGTTCGAATCAATACTCAAGCAGAGCAAGAAACTGCGAGCATTCTTCGACTCGCTCACTTTTTCCTATCGCAACGCGATCAGCATCTGGATCTCTGAGCCCAAGAGCACAGCGACCAGGCGTCGCCGCGCGGAGCAAATTGCCGAGCGTCTGCTGGAGACCATGGAGGCGGAGCAGGAACTGCCTCCCTTGATCCAGACAGCATTTGACCGCAACGCCATAGCCCGCGAAGGATGGGTCCGGATGACACCCAGGCAACGTCGCGGAGAATTGATGGCTATTTTCCACTATCGCAATCCCGAAAGCCGCGCACGACGCCTGCAGAAAACGTTGGACTTGGCAAAGCAGGTAGCGGAGAAATCCGTCCACCGAACACAAGAATGAAGTTCCCCGCTGATGAATGGGCGGAGCGTTTGGTTGCCTCCCCGCCGGTACACCAAAGACCATTGCATCTCTGTAATACGGCGATTCCCATACTGGGAGGCTCTTATGTTGTATGCCAAAAACGCTGCTCTATGTTGATGATGACGCTCGCCGCCGCGAGGTGGTGGAAGAGCGGCTACGTCAAGTTGGCTATCGAGTTGTTACTGCCGCCAACGGCGATGACGCGCTGGTCAAGTTCAATGCAGAAGTTATTGACCTGGCGATCGTCGACTACTACATGCCGGGAATGTGCGGCGATCTGGTCGCCATGGAGATGAAGAGTAAGAAGCCAGAGGTACCGGTCATTATCTTTTCCGGGACTTTTACGCTGTCGGAGATGGTAGTTGCCTTTGTGGACGGCTTCATCTCAACTTCCGATGAGCCCGGCGCGCTGCTCGAAAAGGTCGCCGAGGTCCTCGCTCCGCGCCGGAATTCACGCGCAAGTTAATGGCGGAGGGAGAGGGATTCGAACCCCCGATACCCTTTCGGGTATAGCGGTTTTCAAGACCGCCTGTTTCAACCGCTCACACATCCCTCCGCGTGAGTAGTATCAACAGTTTACTGGAACCGATTCTTGATTTCATTCTTCCAGTCCCTCCCTCATGCTGTGACCATCTTTGCCGACCAGCTTTTTACGAATGCTCCGAAGCGGTCGAGCGCGTTGGAGAAATTGTGTCCGGCGGCGGCAAAGCCCAGGCGGAAATGCGAGGGCATATCGAAGCAATCGCCCGGAGCCAGCAGGATTCCACGCTCGGCGGCGGCCTGGCAGAAGGGGCGGTCGTTCTCTCCGCTCACTAGCCAAGGGAAGGCGGTCATGCCGCCCTGCGGCGGAATCCAGC
It encodes the following:
- a CDS encoding YdeI/OmpD-associated family protein, which encodes MASPKSKTFRATLERLRSDLGWVIVRLPFDVKKTWGGSRVKVLGEVNGIRFRTSVFPQKDGRHFILINNKIQKAARVFLGNTAEFHLELDTQPRVVVVLSEFESILKQSKKLRAFFDSLTFSYRNAISIWISEPKSTATRRRRAEQIAERLLETMEAEQELPPLIQTAFDRNAIAREGWVRMTPRQRRGELMAIFHYRNPESRARRLQKTLDLAKQVAEKSVHRTQE
- a CDS encoding response regulator, translating into MPKTLLYVDDDARRREVVEERLRQVGYRVVTAANGDDALVKFNAEVIDLAIVDYYMPGMCGDLVAMEMKSKKPEVPVIIFSGTFTLSEMVVAFVDGFISTSDEPGALLEKVAEVLAPRRNSRAS